In one window of Methanoculleus chikugoensis DNA:
- a CDS encoding glycosyltransferase family 39 protein — translation MGKKQEKRAKRKADVHDGGRDLDSGISTSVRPGASALDTVVASIKTSRYVQTLLGLTLAGFLLRFYNLAGNSLWLDEAATLTFARQSLLGIWGSTAGGEFNPPLFYWLEHGMLFFGESEFVLRFLPALFGVLTIPVIYYIGSEFRDRNVGLIAAALLTFSPFHIFYSQEARAYAPMLFFFSFALLFYVRANRSNETRSWALFGFFSAIAFWMHFYAIVPVAVLVLHALVTRVGEIRKDVRNVRSPILALAAFIVATLPLLIVTFNLFMARTSSTPTFGMQGLDVIHMTLSQISGFSDFIMVPFLLLFLLGVAYTWREDRNEALLLVFMMVLPLAASLILSSRMPMIPRHLIFLLPIYFIGIASAYPGLHALVRDRRAVYLAITLVFLVSAPFLATYYTTLQKNDWRGFSMELGEMTGEGDLVVMLPSYMAQPLDYYYSNATDGTIELGATTGKDLEAIRDWHPEQRAFYIVTWDIFAVDPTGDAVDWLNENAEFVRQRGGIYLFVST, via the coding sequence ATGGGTAAAAAGCAGGAGAAACGGGCCAAACGCAAGGCAGACGTGCACGATGGCGGAAGGGATCTTGATTCAGGGATCTCCACTTCGGTACGCCCGGGTGCATCCGCCCTCGATACCGTTGTGGCATCCATAAAAACCAGCAGGTATGTCCAGACTCTTCTTGGGTTGACACTCGCCGGTTTTCTCCTCCGGTTCTATAACCTCGCCGGCAACTCGCTCTGGCTCGACGAGGCTGCGACCCTCACATTTGCCCGGCAGTCACTCCTCGGCATATGGGGGAGCACCGCTGGCGGCGAGTTCAACCCACCGCTCTTCTACTGGCTGGAACACGGCATGCTCTTCTTCGGCGAGAGTGAGTTCGTGCTCCGGTTTCTCCCCGCACTCTTCGGCGTCCTGACGATCCCGGTTATATACTACATCGGCTCTGAGTTCCGGGACAGGAACGTCGGGCTCATCGCCGCCGCCCTCCTCACGTTCTCGCCCTTTCATATCTTCTACTCCCAGGAAGCCCGGGCATACGCCCCGATGCTCTTCTTCTTCTCCTTCGCACTACTCTTTTACGTGCGGGCAAACAGATCGAACGAGACCCGCTCCTGGGCTCTCTTCGGCTTCTTCTCCGCAATTGCCTTCTGGATGCACTTCTACGCCATCGTGCCGGTTGCTGTCCTCGTTCTCCACGCCCTGGTCACCCGCGTCGGCGAGATCCGAAAGGATGTCAGGAACGTGAGGAGCCCCATCCTCGCGCTCGCTGCCTTCATCGTTGCCACCCTTCCCCTGCTCATCGTCACGTTCAACCTCTTCATGGCGAGGACGTCATCCACCCCGACCTTCGGCATGCAGGGACTCGACGTCATCCACATGACCCTCTCGCAGATATCGGGGTTCAGCGACTTCATCATGGTTCCCTTCCTCCTCCTCTTTCTGCTCGGCGTCGCCTATACCTGGCGCGAGGACAGGAACGAAGCGCTCCTCCTCGTCTTCATGATGGTTCTCCCGCTGGCGGCGAGCCTTATCCTCTCTTCACGGATGCCGATGATCCCGCGCCACCTTATCTTCCTCCTTCCTATCTACTTCATCGGGATCGCGTCGGCGTATCCCGGACTCCATGCCCTCGTCAGGGACAGGAGAGCGGTCTATCTCGCTATCACGCTGGTGTTTCTCGTCAGCGCACCCTTCCTTGCAACCTACTACACGACACTGCAGAAGAACGACTGGCGGGGATTCTCCATGGAACTGGGCGAGATGACCGGAGAAGGGGATCTTGTCGTCATGCTGCCGTCCTACATGGCGCAACCGCTCGACTACTACTACAGCAACGCAACCGACGGAACCATCGAACTCGGGGCGACAACCGGGAAGGATCTCGAGGCGATCCGGGACTGGCATCCAGAACAGCGTGCGTTCTACATCGTGACCTGGGATATCTTTGCCGTGGACCCCACCGGGGATGCGGTGGACTGGCTTAATGAAAATGCAGAGTTCGTCAGGCAGCGTGGGGGGATCTATCTCTTTGTGTCGACCTAG
- a CDS encoding NADH-quinone oxidoreductase subunit I, whose translation MPNDREIIGAAIRKARELGADVAGAVAAARLIDCPSAVVEKRPGSEEDRGTYIVLGLSHDPGHPELDLWEPGRGTPGDRILGKIGKELARWLQKEYGTSARLIPYRIEEGGIYLKDAASLAGIGRMGRSNLIIVPGYGPRVRFRAVWADLDSPDVEPPEGDDPCTGCENSCARACPMDAFSTGRFSRTRCLARMDADRNSGRERIDHCRACELACPAGDKG comes from the coding sequence ATGCCCAACGACCGGGAGATCATCGGGGCGGCCATCCGAAAGGCCCGTGAACTCGGGGCGGACGTAGCAGGCGCCGTGGCGGCGGCACGGCTCATCGACTGCCCCTCGGCGGTCGTGGAAAAACGCCCGGGATCAGAGGAAGACCGGGGGACCTACATCGTCCTCGGCCTCTCCCACGACCCCGGGCACCCCGAACTCGACCTCTGGGAGCCGGGCCGGGGGACGCCCGGCGACCGGATACTCGGAAAGATCGGCAAAGAACTCGCCCGCTGGCTGCAGAAAGAGTACGGAACCAGCGCCCGACTTATCCCCTACCGGATCGAGGAGGGCGGGATCTACCTCAAAGACGCGGCCTCTCTGGCAGGGATTGGGCGGATGGGGAGGAGCAACCTCATCATCGTCCCGGGCTACGGGCCGCGGGTTCGGTTCCGGGCGGTATGGGCTGACCTGGACAGCCCGGATGTGGAACCGCCGGAGGGAGACGACCCCTGCACCGGCTGCGAGAACTCCTGCGCCCGCGCCTGCCCGATGGACGCCTTCTCCACCGGGAGATTTAGCCGGACGCGGTGCCTGGCACGGATGGACGCCGACAGGAACTCCGGGAGGGAACGGATCGACCACTGCCGGGCCTGCGAACTCGCCTGCCCCGCCGGAGACAAAGGGTAG